The Delphinus delphis chromosome 10, mDelDel1.2, whole genome shotgun sequence genome includes a region encoding these proteins:
- the TNNC1 gene encoding troponin C, slow skeletal and cardiac muscles, with product MDDIYKAAVEQLTEEQKNEFKAAFDIFVLGAEDGCISTKELGKVMRMLGQNPTPEELQEMIDEVDEDGSGTVDFDEFLVMMVRCMKDDSKGKSEEELSDLFRMFDKNTDGYIDLEELKIMLQATGETITEDDIEELMKDGDKNNDGRIDYDEFLEFMKGVE from the exons ATGGATGACATCTACAAGGCTGCG GTAGAGCAGCTGACAGAAGAGCAGAAAAATG AGTTCAAGGCAGCCTTTGACATCTTCGTGCTGGGCGCTGAGGATGGCTGCATCAGCACCAAGGAGCTGGGCAAAGTGATGAGGATGCTGGGGCAGAACCCCACACCTGAGGAGTTACAGGAGATGATTGACGAGGTGGATGAGGATG GCAGCGGCACAGTGGACTTTGATGAGTTCTTGGTCATGATGGTTCGGTGCATGAAGGATGACAGCAAAGGAAAGTCTGAGGAGGAGCTTTCTGACCTCTTCCGCATGTTTGACAA AAACACTGACGGCTACATCGACCTGGAGGAGCTGAAGATCATGCTTCAGGCTACGGGTGAGACCATCACAGAGGACGACATTGAGGAGCTCATGAAGGATGGTGACAAGAACAACGATGGCCGCATTGACTATGACG AGTTCCTGGAATTCATGAAGGGGGTGGAGTAG
- the NISCH gene encoding nischarin isoform X3, translated as MAAAAARSFGPEREAEPAKEARVVGSELVDTYTVYIIQVTDGGHEWTVKHRYSDFHDLHEKLVAERKIDKSLLPPKKIIGKNSRSLVEKREKDLEVYLQTLLATFPDVAPGVLAHFLHFHFYEINGITAALAEELFEKGEQLLGAGEVFAMRPLQLYAVTEQLQQGKPTCASGDAKTDLGHILDFTCRLKYLKVSGTEGPFGTSNIQEQLLPFDLSIFKSLHQVEISHCDAKRIRGLVASKPTLATMSVRFSATSMKEVLVPEASEFDEWEPAGAALEGTVTAIIPMWQALTALDLSHNSISEIDESVKLIPKIEFLDLSHNGVLVVDNLQHLYNLVHLDLSYNKLSFLEGVHTKLGNIKTLNLAGNLLGSLSGLHKLYSLVNLDLSDNRIEQMEEIRSIGSLPCLEHVALLNNPLSIIPDYRTKVLAQFGERASEVCLDNTVTTEKELDTVEVLKAIQKAKEVRSKLSNPEKKVSEDSRLSAAPCVRPSSSPPTVAPTSASLPQPILSNQGILGDE; from the exons atggcggcggcggcggcgcgcagCTTTGGTCCCGAGCGGGAGGCCGAGCCGGCCAAGGAGGCGCGCGTCGTGGGCTCTGAGCTCGTGGACACGTATACG GTTTACATCATCCAGGTCACTGATGGCGGCCATGAGTGGACAGTCAAGCACCGCTACAGCGATTTCCATGACCTACATGAAAAG CTCGTCGCAGAGAGGAAGATCGATAAAAGTTTGCTTCCGCCCAAAAAGATAATTGGGAAAAACTCCAGGAGCTTggtggaaaagagggagaaggatCTGGAGGTCTACCTCCAGACACTTCTGGCCACCTTCCCTGACGTGGCCCCCGGAGTGCTGGCCCACTTCTTGCATTTTCACTTCTAC GAGATTAATGGCATCACTGCAGCACTGGCTGAGGAGCTCTTTGAAAAAG GAGAACAGCTCCTGGGGGCCGGCGAGGTCTTTGCCATGAGGCCCCTGCAGCTGTACGCGGTCACCGAGCAGCTGCAGCAGGGAAAGCCCACGTGCGCCAGCGGGGATGCCAAGACTGACCTGGGGCACATCCTGGACTTCACCTGTCGCCTTAAGTACCTTAAG GTTTCTGGCACAGAAGGACCTTTTGGGACCAGCAACATTCAGGAGCAGCTTCTGCCTTTTGATCTGTCAATATTCAAGTCTCTTCATCAGGTGGAG ATAAGTCACTGTGATGCCAAGCGCATCCGGGGGCTGGTCGCGTCCAAGCCCACCTTGGCCACGATGAGTGTCCGCTTCTCAGCAACTTCCATGAAG GAAGTCCTCGTTCCTGAAGCCTCAGAATTTGATGAGTGGGAACCAGCAGGAGCAGCCCTGGAGGGCACTGTGACTGCCATCATCCCCATGTGGCAGGCGCTGACCGCTCTGGACTTGAGTCACAACAGCATCTCTGAGATCGATGAGTCTGTG AAACTGATTCCAAAGATTGAGTTCCTGGACCTGAGTCACAATGGAGTGCTGGTCGTGGACAATCTGCAg CACCTGTACAACCTCGTGCACCTGGACCTGTCCTACAACAAGCTCTCCTTCTTGGAAGGGGTTCACACCAAATTGGGGAACATCAAGACCCTGAACCTGGCAGGCAACCTCCTGGGGAGTCTGAGTGGCCTGCACAAGCTCTACTCCCTGGTCAACCTGGATCTCAGTGACAATAGAATCGAACAG ATGGAGGAGATCAGGAGCATCGGCAGCCTCCCGTGTCTGGAGCATGTGGCTCTGCTGAACAACCCTCTGAGCATCATCCCTGACTACCGGACCAAGGTGCTGGCTCAGTTTGGAGAGCGGGCCTCGGAG GTCTGTCTGGACAACACAGTGACCACAGAGAAGGAGTTGGACACGGTGGAAGTGCTAAAAGCAATTCAGAAAGCCAAGGAGGTCAGGTCCAAATTAAGCAACCCCGAGAAGAAG GTCAGTGAGGATTCTAGGCTGTCTGCTGCCCCGTGCGtcaggcccagcagctcccctCCTACCGTGgctcccacctctgcctccctgccccagcccatcCTCTCCAACCAAG GCATCCTCGGAGATGAGTGA